From the genome of Mycoplasmopsis bovis PG45:
AGGATTTTTTAGTTTTTTAGCAACTAATTCCATAAAGTCATTGGCAGCCAAAGTTATAGTTACCAAATTAGCCTTTTGCAATTCTTCTCTTACTTCTTTGGCCTTTTTAATTATGTCTTTGCCAAATTTAGACTTATAATAAGCTAGCTTATTCTTATCATTTTCTGCTAATTGCTTTAATTTAGAATCATCAACAGTAAGTAAAAATTTTCAATCTTCTAAGGTCGTGCCTGAAGATGCATAGTTTGTATATGATTCTAATTTAGAATTATCGGCATTTGAATTTTTAATAAATGAAGCTAAATAGGTAGGGAATGAAATACCAGTTACTTCGTTTTTTTCTTTATCATAATTACCTGGGTAATCTTGATCTAATTGTGAGTCAAAACCGGCTGATATAGAATCACCTAATGCAACATATTTAACTTTTTCTGACTCTTTAATAATGTTGGGGCTTGACGCTCTTAAATCTAAAGGAGTTTTATTGTCACTTTTCACATCTTTAATAGAATCATTATTTTCAGTAGTAACAGGTAGCCCAGGTGCGCTATGAACCACATCTTGAAAACGCTTGCTTCCCGAAGCTTCAATCTTTTTATCTCCAAAAGGGATATAAGAAAGGCCAACAGCTAAAGCAACTGTAGCAGAAAATGTTACAACACTAGTGATAATAATAGGTTTAAGCTTGAGTTTCATAATAAAACCTCCTAAGATTAAGAACGGATTTCATTAAATTATAAAGAAATATGAAACAATATATAACTTTTATAAACTTAAAAGGCTTTACTAATGAGCCTATTTAATAGGTTTAAAAGAAAAACCAAGCCTGTTGCTTGGCTTTTAATTAACTTTTAATTGTCAGATTCGTCTGTAAATTCAATCATATTTGAAGCAAATGCTTCAGACTGAAATTCATCAAAAATGTGTTGAATTTCAACTCTGTTTTCCATGCTTAATATTTCATTTTCATCAGCCACGAACTTAACAGTTTTAATATCCGGATCATATTTATCTGCAAAATATGATTTTGGGTTACGTAAGTCATATTTTCCGTTTTCTTCAAAGTTAGAGTTAGTTCCAGCAGGTATTTTATGACCTAGGATAATGTTTTCCTTTAGCCCTTTAAGTCTGTCAACTTGTGCCTTAATAGATGCATTAACTAAAATCTTTGGAGTTTCTTGATATGAAGCAGCAGCCAAGAATGAATCAGATAATAATGGAATTTGTTTAGCTCCTTTAATTTTTACTTCACCAAAAGGTGGCTTTTTACCTTCTGAAATTAAACGAGCACTTTCCTTTTGATAAACATGGATATCTACTAATGAACCATTAAAGAATTCTGAATCACCTGAGTCAGTAATTAAAATCTTAGAAAGCATTTGACGAATAATTATTTCAATATATTTGTCACTAATGGTAATACCTTGTAAACGGTATAGTTTTTGCACTTCTTTAAGAATGTAATTTTGCACCAAACGTGTATCACCAACTCTTAATAAATTGTTAAGCACAATTGGACCTTCAACGATCTTTTGCCCTGGTCTAACTTTATCATTAACTTTTACTCTTACTTTTCTGCCAGCTCTAGTTTTATACTCAACTGAATTTACTTTGCCATCACGAGTTTTATACTCTTGAGTAATAACATCATATTCAACCGATTCAGAGCCTTCTTTAATACGTTTAATATCAGTTATGCGACCATAATAATTAGAAATAACAGCTGGACGGCCTCATGGTGAATCATAGGCATCAATTAATTCAATTAATCTACCAAAACCGCCAGTGATATCTTCAACACCAGCAACCCCACCAGTATGGAATGTACGCATAGTTAGCTGTGTACCTGGTTCACCTATTGATTGAGCCGCAATAACACCAACTGCTTCACCGATGTTAACTACACGGTTAAGCGCTAAGTCCTTACCATAGCACTTCTTACATACACCATTAGGTGTATAACATGAAAGAACTGAACGGATTTCAACTTTCTTAATTTCGTTTTCAATAATTTCAGTTGCAATTTCAGGAGTAATTAGCACGCCAGCGTCAACTATTAATTGTCCGTCTTTACCATAAATTGCTTTATTAGTAAATCTTCCTTCAATTCTGTCATATAAACCTTCAATAACAGTATTGGTTTTAGTGTCTAAAATGTCTTTAACTTGGAAGCCATAGTCAGTTCCACAGTCTTCTTCTCTTACTGTAATTCCTTGAGCAACGTCAACTAATCTTCTAGTTAAATAACCAGATTTAGCTGTGTTAAGCGCTGTATCAGTTAAACCTTTACGAGCACCGTGAGTTGATGAATAGAATTCATAAGCAGTAAGACCATTTAGGAAAGATGACTTAACTGGAATTTCAACAGTTGAACGAACAACACGTTCGTTTTCAGCATCGGCTTTTAACACCTTTGTGTTGTTGTTCATAAGTCCACGCATACCAGCTAATTGCACGAAGTTACTTGAGTTACCACGAGCTCCAGAGTTAAACATCATAAATAATGAGTTATCAGGATAAAGCTTAGTTAGTTTCTTAAGGTCTTTTTCAATATCATCCTTAATAGCAGCTCACTTAGCAATTGTTGCATTATATCTTTCGTCATCAGTCATTAAACCTTGATCAAAATAATCTTTTAATAGCTCGATGTATTTATCGCCTTCAGCAATTCTGCTCTTAGTATCTTGGTGAGTAATAACGTCACTAATTGAAATTGTAGTTCCTGAAATTGTTGAGAATTTGTAACCTAATTCTTTAATGTTATCCAAAACATTAGCAACAACGTTAGTATATTTAAATCAAACAATTTCTAACAATTTTGTGTAATCATTAACTGTTCAAATAGGTTCTTCAGTTCTTTCTCTTAGTATTATTTCTTGAGAGATAATCTTATATTCTTCAACAATAATTTTTTCTAATATTTCAACATGGTTAACGTCAATTTGCTTGCCGTTAAAGTCCTTTAATTCAGCACATAAATCAAAAATTTGACTTATATCATTTGCGTTGATTTGGTTTATAACGCTTGCAACATCGCTCTTTGTTACTATAGCAACATATTTGTCATAAACTCTACGTACAATTTTAGCCACGTCCTTTTTACTTAATGGTAAATTAAGTGGCATTTTTGCAATAACTTCAGCGAAATTTTGGCCATAAGGAAGTAGGAACTGCTCTAGCTGATTCTTATTGTTTGAAGTGTAAACTACTTCTTTTTCACTTAACTTAACTTCGCCGTTTGCATCTGTTTTATTGACATATTCGACATGTTTACCAAAAACAAATTCAAAACTTTCAGGAAAGGCTCTATTAAAAATAAACTTACCCACAGTTGAAATTATGTATTTATTTTCAGGTGAATAATTAAGCCTTTTCTTGTTAATTTCATTAATTGGCAATGCCACACGAGCATGAAGTGAAACTAATTTGTTTTCATATGCTAATAACATTTCATCATATGTAGAGAAGAACTTACCTTCACCAACAACTTTGTCACCATCAATAGCGACAGATTTTTCCATTGTTAGGTAGTAAAGACCAAGGATAATATCTTGTGCAGGGTTAATAATAGGTTCACCATCTTTAGGCCCTAAAATGTTTTTTGAAGCTAACATTAGCTCTCTTGCTTCACGCACAGCTTCATCGCTAATAGGCACGTGGATAGCCATTTGGTCACCATCGAAGTCAGCATTAAATGGGGTACATGAAAGTGGGTGAAGTTTAATTGCTTTACCACGGATAAGCACAGGTTCATATGCTTGAATAGATAAACGGTGGAGTGTAGGGGCACGGTTTAAAAGCACAACCTTACCTTCAATAGCTTTTTCAACATAAGGTCAGATAATTGGGTCTAAGTTTTCAATTGCTTTTTTACCAGCTTTAATTGAATTTATGTGGCTATCACCATTAATTAATTCTTTAATAATTCAAGGTTCAAACAATTTAGCGGCCATTTCACGTGGCACACCAACTTGATGCATTTTTAATTCAGGTCCAACAACAATAACTGAACGACCAGAATAATCAACACGCTTACCTAGAAGGTTTTGTCTAAATCTACCTTTTTTACCAGTTAGTGTGTCACTAATTGACTTAAGTGGGCGATTATCTTTTGAAGTAACTGGTGCAGGTTTCTTTCTAGAATTATCAATTAAAGCATCAACAGCTTCTTGAATCATTCTAAATTCATTTTGCTTAATAAGCATAGGAGCATCAGTTTCTTCCCATTTTTTCAAACGATTATTTCTAATAATAATACGACGATAAAGTTCGTTGACATCACTAGTTGAATGACGACCGCCATCTAATTGTACTAA
Proteins encoded in this window:
- the rpoC gene encoding DNA-directed RNA polymerase subunit beta', which codes for MNSFNKKIAKEIKKIKISLAAQDDVKNWSCGEVTKPETINYKSYKPERDGLFDELIFGPTTDFKCPICGTKYKKSDENTICEKTPMCQKYQPVILPKMVRRSRMGHIHLENPVVHFWFFKIDHSIISKLLGLRIANSNKTVSKGDLEKLIYYKSHIVLEDGGLKKLQKNAIIDISDAAIIYADALEELKERFEKDTEEYEIISEALAELESYAVSQTGQDYGIDFYEYNEIIHGFSKAKISTGSKAIEYLLENIDLKAEAEFIEGEIEKINQHFDSNPTASIKAQERSKLYKRLAVVNAFIHSGQDPKSMLIYDLPVIPADLRPLVQLDGGRHSTSDVNELYRRIIIRNNRLKKWEETDAPMLIKQNEFRMIQEAVDALIDNSRKKPAPVTSKDNRPLKSISDTLTGKKGRFRQNLLGKRVDYSGRSVIVVGPELKMHQVGVPREMAAKLFEPWIIKELINGDSHINSIKAGKKAIENLDPIIWPYVEKAIEGKVVLLNRAPTLHRLSIQAYEPVLIRGKAIKLHPLSCTPFNADFDGDQMAIHVPISDEAVREARELMLASKNILGPKDGEPIINPAQDIILGLYYLTMEKSVAIDGDKVVGEGKFFSTYDEMLLAYENKLVSLHARVALPINEINKKRLNYSPENKYIISTVGKFIFNRAFPESFEFVFGKHVEYVNKTDANGEVKLSEKEVVYTSNNKNQLEQFLLPYGQNFAEVIAKMPLNLPLSKKDVAKIVRRVYDKYVAIVTKSDVASVINQINANDISQIFDLCAELKDFNGKQIDVNHVEILEKIIVEEYKIISQEIILRERTEEPIWTVNDYTKLLEIVWFKYTNVVANVLDNIKELGYKFSTISGTTISISDVITHQDTKSRIAEGDKYIELLKDYFDQGLMTDDERYNATIAKWAAIKDDIEKDLKKLTKLYPDNSLFMMFNSGARGNSSNFVQLAGMRGLMNNNTKVLKADAENERVVRSTVEIPVKSSFLNGLTAYEFYSSTHGARKGLTDTALNTAKSGYLTRRLVDVAQGITVREEDCGTDYGFQVKDILDTKTNTVIEGLYDRIEGRFTNKAIYGKDGQLIVDAGVLITPEIATEIIENEIKKVEIRSVLSCYTPNGVCKKCYGKDLALNRVVNIGEAVGVIAAQSIGEPGTQLTMRTFHTGGVAGVEDITGGFGRLIELIDAYDSPWGRPAVISNYYGRITDIKRIKEGSESVEYDVITQEYKTRDGKVNSVEYKTRAGRKVRVKVNDKVRPGQKIVEGPIVLNNLLRVGDTRLVQNYILKEVQKLYRLQGITISDKYIEIIIRQMLSKILITDSGDSEFFNGSLVDIHVYQKESARLISEGKKPPFGEVKIKGAKQIPLLSDSFLAAASYQETPKILVNASIKAQVDRLKGLKENIILGHKIPAGTNSNFEENGKYDLRNPKSYFADKYDPDIKTVKFVADENEILSMENRVEIQHIFDEFQSEAFASNMIEFTDESDN